A part of Sulfurimonas sp. HSL-1716 genomic DNA contains:
- a CDS encoding TrkA C-terminal domain-containing protein: MKSAIIFGYNEFALEIAHSLKTKYNDLSLFVLEDKDFKFLQENNFKVSKFSIDDDWSDLENEYDIDELIVFCALEDTAENIFLTISLRAVYENLIIIALSSDQESGRKLKMAGANKIIPITQTTVNIITEMLERPFVTEILNNILYSDDELQIAQVTIEQDSEVIGQNIESIDWKNRYGLLVLAIIRENLDTSFIYTKKANKEPLKEDDVLVIVGYENDIKEFEKTIGRRYNANWRNWSW; this comes from the coding sequence ATGAAATCGGCAATAATATTCGGATATAACGAATTTGCGCTTGAGATCGCGCATAGTCTTAAGACGAAGTACAACGATCTCTCTCTTTTCGTACTTGAAGACAAAGACTTTAAATTTCTTCAGGAAAACAATTTTAAAGTTTCGAAGTTCAGTATCGACGATGATTGGTCGGATCTGGAAAACGAATATGATATCGATGAACTTATCGTGTTTTGTGCTCTTGAGGATACGGCGGAAAATATCTTTTTGACCATCTCGCTTAGAGCGGTGTACGAAAATTTGATCATTATCGCGCTCTCTTCCGATCAAGAAAGCGGAAGAAAGCTAAAAATGGCGGGTGCCAACAAGATAATCCCCATCACGCAAACAACGGTCAATATCATAACCGAGATGCTCGAACGTCCCTTTGTTACGGAGATATTAAATAACATTCTTTACTCGGACGATGAACTTCAAATAGCACAGGTTACTATAGAGCAAGATTCGGAAGTCATAGGTCAGAACATAGAAAGCATAGACTGGAAAAACAGATACGGACTGCTTGTTCTGGCGATCATCAGAGAGAATCTGGACACCTCTTTCATATATACGAAAAAAGCCAATAAAGAGCCTTTGAAAGAGGATGATGTACTGGTTATCGTAGGTTATGAAAACGACATAAAAGAGTTCGAAAAAACGATCGGAAGGAGATACAATGCCAATTGGCGTAATTGGAGCTGGTAA
- a CDS encoding NAD(P)H-dependent glycerol-3-phosphate dehydrogenase, with protein MPIGVIGAGKWGTALAFALSEKNDVYIASRTPRELKNFISIEEILKLEYLVITIPAQQISGWLKEHFMFNGQKVLVASKGIEAATGKFLNEIYDEYIPEENICFLSGPSFAAEVMHSLPTALVINSKNEELSAEFASFFPSFIKTYMSTDVMGAEISGAYKNVIAIAAGICEGLKLGKNAAASLIARGLVEMQRFGRNYGTKDESFIGLSGAGDLFLTASSTMSRNFRVGLGLADGKSKETIVKELGEVAEGIGTAYALHMIAEEKKIYLPIATEVYKILEGKDPKESLKDLLTQ; from the coding sequence ATGCCAATTGGCGTAATTGGAGCTGGTAAATGGGGCACGGCTCTGGCTTTTGCGTTGTCTGAAAAAAATGACGTATATATCGCTTCCAGAACACCGCGGGAGCTAAAAAACTTTATCTCGATAGAAGAGATACTAAAACTTGAATATCTCGTTATTACCATACCGGCACAGCAGATATCGGGATGGTTAAAAGAGCATTTCATGTTTAACGGCCAAAAAGTATTGGTAGCCTCAAAAGGCATAGAAGCGGCAACAGGAAAGTTTTTAAACGAGATATATGACGAGTATATCCCCGAAGAAAACATCTGCTTTTTATCGGGTCCCTCTTTTGCCGCGGAGGTGATGCACTCTCTTCCTACGGCTCTTGTTATCAACTCGAAAAACGAAGAACTCAGTGCAGAGTTTGCTTCTTTTTTCCCGAGTTTTATCAAGACCTATATGTCAACAGACGTGATGGGTGCAGAAATATCAGGTGCATATAAAAATGTCATCGCGATCGCTGCCGGTATCTGCGAAGGTCTGAAGCTCGGCAAAAATGCGGCAGCTTCACTCATCGCACGCGGTCTTGTAGAGATGCAGAGATTCGGACGTAACTATGGAACAAAAGATGAAAGTTTCATAGGTCTCAGCGGTGCGGGTGATCTCTTTTTGACGGCATCTTCTACCATGTCGAGAAACTTCAGGGTAGGGCTCGGTCTGGCCGATGGAAAATCAAAAGAGACGATAGTAAAAGAGCTGGGCGAAGTAGCAGAGGGCATAGGTACGGCCTACGCTTTGCATATGATAGCAGAGGAAAAAAAGATATATCTCCCAATAGCCACCGAAGTCTACAAGATACTCGAAGGAAAAGATCCTAAAGAGAGTCTCAAAGACCTGCTTACGCAATAG
- a CDS encoding DUF3185 family protein, whose product MANSSNGTMKLVGIVLAVLGIGLAVWGYQLSTSVGSQITHAITGSQTDKVMMMYIGGAVSFVVGAFLFIKK is encoded by the coding sequence ATGGCAAATAGTTCAAATGGTACAATGAAATTAGTCGGTATTGTTTTAGCGGTCTTAGGTATTGGACTTGCAGTATGGGGTTACCAACTCTCCACATCCGTCGGTTCGCAAATCACTCATGCTATTACAGGCTCGCAAACAGACAAAGTGATGATGATGTATATCGGCGGTGCTGTCAGTTTTGTTGTCGGTGCATTTCTCTTTATAAAGAAGTAA
- a CDS encoding DASS family sodium-coupled anion symporter: MNEQIAQIKKISTAGLAGIAIFFLSFSFFNIAQSSLLGLIAFLVVLWTNEGLPLAVVSLMPIVLFPAFGVLSTKATAVNYSNPIIFLFLGGFLLAIAVEKTGLHRYLAEKILSFFPDTVSGIIYSLIITSALLSAILSNTTTALLLMPIALYITQEERLKMRFALAIAYGASVGGILTPIGTPPNLILFGIMQEHSLVLIPFLKWVLMVAPLCFVMIFVVGFLLSIGVKNVKMERKGEVFSLTREQKKVMYILTGLIMLLFVNAPIRPYWNGLGLNESAVLLGTGLLLFIEPFRILEWMSDKERIPYRIMFLFGAGFSIAAAFTKTGLADALASYILGFTALSPMLLILIVAVLITFTTEITSNTALVSIMLPVIYAVALKAGINVTLFMMIATVCASYAFMLPIATPPNAIAMSSGAVDVRTMMKYGLFLNIAGIISVVILAEFFWKSVL; the protein is encoded by the coding sequence GTGAATGAGCAGATAGCACAGATAAAAAAGATATCGACAGCGGGGTTGGCAGGTATTGCTATCTTTTTTCTCTCATTCTCTTTTTTCAACATCGCACAGAGCTCTTTGCTCGGACTTATCGCTTTTTTGGTCGTTTTGTGGACAAATGAGGGGCTTCCTTTGGCGGTTGTGTCTTTGATGCCCATCGTGCTTTTTCCCGCTTTTGGAGTACTTTCTACCAAAGCGACCGCAGTTAACTACTCCAATCCCATCATTTTTTTGTTTTTAGGAGGATTTTTGCTTGCCATAGCGGTTGAGAAGACAGGACTGCACCGTTATCTGGCAGAAAAGATACTCTCTTTTTTCCCTGATACGGTAAGCGGTATCATCTACTCTCTCATCATCACTTCCGCACTGCTTAGTGCGATCCTTTCAAACACCACCACCGCTTTGCTGCTGATGCCCATTGCGCTGTATATCACGCAAGAGGAGAGGCTGAAGATGCGTTTTGCTCTTGCCATCGCATACGGTGCCAGCGTGGGAGGGATACTCACGCCCATCGGTACGCCGCCCAACCTCATACTTTTTGGCATCATGCAGGAGCACTCTTTGGTGCTTATTCCGTTTTTAAAATGGGTGCTCATGGTGGCGCCGCTTTGTTTTGTCATGATATTTGTCGTGGGATTTTTACTTTCTATCGGCGTTAAAAATGTAAAGATGGAGCGTAAAGGGGAGGTGTTCTCTTTGACAAGAGAGCAAAAAAAGGTGATGTATATCCTTACGGGACTGATCATGCTTCTGTTTGTCAATGCACCGATCAGACCTTACTGGAACGGTCTTGGACTAAACGAGAGTGCCGTGCTTTTAGGTACCGGGCTGCTGCTGTTTATAGAGCCTTTTCGTATTCTGGAGTGGATGAGCGACAAAGAGAGGATACCCTATAGGATCATGTTCTTGTTCGGTGCCGGATTTTCCATAGCGGCCGCATTTACAAAAACAGGGCTTGCCGACGCTCTTGCTTCATATATATTAGGCTTTACCGCTCTTTCACCGATGCTGCTCATCCTCATAGTCGCCGTGCTTATTACTTTTACCACGGAGATCACCTCAAACACCGCGCTTGTTTCCATCATGCTTCCCGTCATCTATGCTGTTGCGCTCAAAGCGGGCATAAACGTCACGCTTTTTATGATGATAGCTACCGTCTGCGCTTCATATGCGTTTATGCTCCCTATCGCCACTCCGCCAAACGCCATAGCTATGAGCAGCGGAGCCGTGGATGTAAGAACAATGATGAAATATGGCCTATTTTTAAATATTGCAGGTATAATTTCAGTCGTAATATTAGCCGAATTTTTTTGGAAGAGCGTATTGTAA
- a CDS encoding Dabb family protein gives MIVHIVMFKFKDEDKYDNILTVKGMLEKLPSKIDVLKKMEVGIDFNHSERAYDMSLYSTFETKDDLALYATHPAHLEVLALIKEVVEKTKVVDYEK, from the coding sequence GTGATAGTTCATATAGTGATGTTCAAATTTAAAGATGAAGATAAATACGATAATATATTAACGGTAAAAGGCATGCTTGAAAAACTGCCTTCAAAGATCGATGTTCTTAAAAAGATGGAAGTTGGAATAGACTTCAACCATAGTGAGAGAGCTTATGACATGAGTCTGTATTCAACGTTCGAGACAAAAGACGATTTGGCGCTCTATGCGACGCATCCTGCGCATCTTGAAGTCCTTGCGTTGATAAAAGAAGTCGTTGAAAAAACAAAAGTAGTAGATTACGAGAAATAA